The Paramisgurnus dabryanus chromosome 17, PD_genome_1.1, whole genome shotgun sequence genome includes the window GAGTCCCAACCACAAAATTCAGTCTGTCCATGTGAAATCTCACCAGGAAATTCGGAGGCAAACAGAATTCCAGCAGCTCCATCACTTGTGGTGTCAGGTGAGAATTTCTCAGCAGTAAGTGTCACAGAGCAATATGAAAGAGTCTCAGCGATACACACAGCGGTCGATAAACCCACCACACCTGCTCCTATCACAAGCACTTTCACACGCTTCATATCTCAGCACATCTACAtgtacaacacacacaaaatactCCAGTGCTAAAGTAAAATACATGTAGGAACGGACTCAATGAAATCTGGAAACAGGCAGAATCACTATTGATTATCCCATTTAAAGTGTTACAGTCTACTATCATCTTAGATATATCTAGATGCCTTAACTCAAAAAGAAATGCACTTCATTATATACACAGATGAGCCATTACATTATGTGACCACCCCAATCCTAATGCAATAAGCAGACCTGGCAACCAAACTATGGCACATGTGCAGTTCACTCATAGAGCAGTATTTATATAAACCACCCAAGACCAGCTACTGGTGTAACGACGATAAATCGCGACACTGTAATATACCAGTCCGGTcacgattctgaatcgcaaagGCGAGATTAAGCACAGCTCTTTCATGTACCACGCTATTTGaccagtaggaagtccttatcaatctaaaaatCACTGTGAGTTtaagtcgtttataacatgcatttaaaaaaagcaacactcgtcaagcgtaatcattatacatattctttattatcaagaaaatacctgaaaaggtttgaagaacaacGATATAAATATGCTCATATGCATTTCCTGGAGATGCGTGTGTAATTGGTTCTTCTATTGCGGCCCATACCAAGTTTATGCAAAAGGGCGCCCTCTGGCGTTTGGATGTAGTggcatttcaccataattcattgCCTTTTAAAATCACTGTGattttgagtcgtttataacatgcatttgaaaaataaacacTCGTCAaatataatcattatacatattctttattatcatgaaaaaaaaacagagtttTAAAAAACAGCGATAAAAATAAGCAATTATTTCAGCGACgaatattgagtttctgcacgagagcgccctctggcttttggatgtagagcaatttcaccataattcattcAGAAACATAAAGAAAATGGCACGATTTATTGTTACACCACTACATTCAGTGCACTGTAAAtcagtgtctgccaaatgcataaatgtaatgtaaatctCAGAATGTCTATATTCTAAGACAAAGACTACGTCAGCAATCCTGATATTTTCATCTTTCAGTTACTTTACATTGCTGCACACCGCATgtaaacaattaaacaagcttatttttttaagtacacTACTGCCTAATTTTATGTGCGTGCAACAAATTTTCATGTATATCAAACGCTTACCTCTTGATACAGACTTTGACCAGTATGTTAAATAACACAATTAATGATTAATTTAACTGTGGTTGGACAGCCCAATGCTGGTTAATAAGAACTTTCCAATGAACTCTGAAAGCCTATAAATAACGATGGGGGTGTTCAAATGAATGTGATTCTAGCAGAATGGCGTGCTCTTGATGTCCTCCGTTATTTTAAAAGGGGACAAATACGACAATATAAGGAAAAAcgattaaaaaaatagttttcagTTTGTGACCTCAATAGACAACCTTATTTACAACAGACCCAtacaaataatacatttataaaaaaaagataaaaaggtTTAGCGTCAGATCGTTTCATGAAAAAGTGTTCGCATCTCTAGATGGCGCTTGGAGGCCCATAAAGCCCAATCCTCCATTAAGTCTATTAAAATTTCGGAATATTTATTGTGTAATTGGAgaagtttgtaaaaaaaaaaaatctataatctTTTAAAGCGGCTAATATCAAAGACTTTATACCTgacacacaaataaaaaactCAAGGCTACAATCttaataaaatgattttttttttaaataatacacACCATTCGCAAATGCCTGTGATTGGGCCATCGTGGTCATCGCTGGGAAAAGCAACACGTGGCACATGGCACAGGCTACAAAGACTGAAGCGACTGATTAAACCGAGCGACTAACACTGAGAGACTTGAAAGTGAAAGTTAAACGTGTCAAAACAAAGAGgagttaaaatataaaaactatgaGCGCATTTACAATTCACACACAATATATGCGCGCTGCCATTCTTACCAATTTTTCTATTTCGTCACACGACGCAATTCTCGCGAGATTTGCATTCTCTCAAACGGTTTCATTACGGTAAGGTCCTGAAAGCTTTATAATTGCACATTGTAGTCCTGATCGAGTTTAATAATACTTAAAAATTACACTttaacaatgaaaaactgttattaaaaaataatcgaTGCTATTTTAGTCATGTGAGCGCGTTTTCAGAATGGAACGCGAAGCAGCTTTATTGTTTTTGCATATGGCGctgcacatgcatttttttCTGCTTTACCAGGTTTAAAGACCTTAACATGAAGCAAGATTCATAGcaggtgtgtgcgtgtgtaacGTTAACTGTGTACGTGTGTTTGGAGTCTATACGATCTATGCATTCAGTATTATAGATAGATACAGATATTCATTTACCTGAAATCGTCCAGTGTACCTTAACATAAATTAGATTAATCTATAGTTTTATTTGAACATCAAAAGCATGCCTTAAATAACATGACCATATACTAAGGTTATTGTCATGATGAAGTAAGTTGTTCTAAGCTGTTCCAGAAAATTAATCGGATAAAAATAGTCTGATACTAGAGGATTACCATTTTCACATACCTTGGTATAGTCACCAATAAATGTACTATGCATTTACCGTAGTACATGTCCAAGATACCATGTACTGCCATGATACCTTTTGTTGCTGAATGTCTGTGAATGAAAACTTCTCTGTTGCAATGGTTCTCAAGCTTTGGTCACAGGTCGGTTCTGATAGGACAGCAGCTAAACAACTGCGCTAAATGCAAACAATAAAAAGCATCAAACTGTAAAATCATACATGCATGGCCAATACTACATTACTATGGGATTAACTGCTCTATTACCAGCTTAACAAATATCTttaatttttcttatttaggtTTAGTCATGTCTGTGCCGCTTCAACCACCAACGTCATCTTTTCTCGCTCTTCATTCTGAAACGCACAAGGACACGATCCTGAATAAATTTGACAAGCTCAGAAGAAGAGAGATGTTTTGTGACATAACTCTTATTGTGGAAGATGTGCAATTCAAAGCACACAAGGCCCTTTTGGCTGCGAGTAGTGAATATTTCTCATTAATATTCACCGATGAAGGACCGGTAAGCCAGACGCTCTACAAACTCGATGGCATGACGGCCAAGACCTTTGAAGCTGTGCTCGAGTTCATCTACAGCGCAAATGTGTCCGTGGAGGAGAGCAACTCTGAACAGCTGCTTGACACAGCCCGGTTCCTGGAGATCCAAGATTTGGTGAAAGCCCACGAGGACCTTCGAGAGAACAGTTCATCTGCGATGgtcaaaaatgtgatgtccaccgAAAGAGATGATGAAGCTTTACAGACCAGGCCCAAGCGCAAAAGAGGCCGTCCAAAGAAGAACATCCAAGCCCAAAATGAGAATAAAGAAACAGAGGCCACTGAAACCTCAACATCTCAGGAACCTACTGAAGTTCTCTTAGATTCAACCTCATCACACAAAGACTTAAATGACAGCGAATATAAACCCCTAAAAGAGAGACCTCGTCACAGCAAACGCAAAATAACACAGCCGGTCAAACTGAGAGGCTTCAGGTTAGAAACGGATCTCGTGGAGAGATGTGAGCCGGGGAAAAGAGGACGAAGGAGAAAGTACCCAGACACAGAAGCCAGATGTGTTGATTGTGGGAAGGTTTTTAAAAGCcatgtctttttaaagatacatcggagaactcatacaggttaaTGATTATATCAATATCCTTTCATATATCTGTAGTGTATCATGACTAATGTAGTACACAAACAGCACCGTTTCCatcccagacagcagacgactctgggCCGGATCCGCTAGCTTTGGCCTGGAGACATCTGCTGTCTAGAAATGACCCACATACATTTAAGCAGACATACTTTAATAAACAAGATTTTGTTCCTTTATACAGGTGAAAAGCCGTTCAGATGCAGCGCTTGTGGTAGGAGCTTCACTCAGAAACACACACTTTTAGTCCATCAGCGCATGCACACAGGTGAAAAGCCCTTCACCTGCACTATCTGCTCTAAAGCCCTGTCCACAAAACACTCTCTACAGGAGCACATGAACCTGCACACAGGTAAGTCAAGACCACGAAAATCCATAGGAAAGAAAGGTTTGTTATAAGCAATAAGTGTATACCATGCTTATAATATTGATAGTGATACTATCATTTGAAATGACATAATACTGTTATTAAAATCATATTGCCATAGTATGTGTCCCGTCAATCTTTTTTCAAACAAATATTGTACATAATATTTACTGCTTGTGTTTCTGCAGAGAATAAATCTTTCAGTTGTGATCAGTGTTGTAAAAGTTTCAGTCAGAAGCGGCAGCTGAAGAGTCATTACCGCATTCACACGGGGAGACCTTTACCCGAATGTGCACAATGTCAACATAGATTCATGGATGCTGCCCAACTCAAGAAACATCTCAGAACTCATACTGGTaagaaaataatatatttacaagACCACATCCTAATTCACACCATCTCACACCCTCAAGGGGGGCCCACCATAGATATACATAATAAAGTCTAGATGTCTCATCCGCACTGCTGGCCAATGGAGGTTGACGTCcgcacctggcggccatcttgtcacagtcagctcgctcactcataaccttgttttaatggtgcatgtacttttaaaataaccataacttgctcaattttgtaccgatttttaaactgtttggtttgttataaacgtcaggGATGTACTTATGACACTGCACTAGGGTGGTCCTTATAATGGGTCCAATTTTTTTTCACCCTCTAAATGTGTTAGgatatcaataaaaacacaatgtaAAAACGGTACACAACAAGTGGGTCTGTAGTATGTGGCACACTAAATAGTTGATTAATGCTCTTTCTATCATCAGTATACATTGGGATGTATTGGGATGCCTTTTCACTTATGTCTATAGAAATATTTAACCTACAGTATACAAGTCATGTCATTACTATTATACTAATATATTGTtgcaggtgaaaaacctttcacaTGTGAAATTTGTGGCAAGTGTTTCACAGCCAAAAGCACCCTACAGACACACATCAGAATTCACAGGTGAGAGAAACTAATCCAACCTGTACAGATCATATTTCACcctaaaaaaatcataaagTGATGATAATATAAAGAGAATTGGGACAGAAATGCACCATTTAAATGAAATGTGCTTAAATGTcacaaaaatgatatttttcaAGCCATTAAATAAGCCAAATTTTGCACTATAATTTAAcctttacattttcaaaatactCAATTTAAATAACTTGTCCTCAACATTCAGTATTTGTACATATGTAACAATAATGTGATGTTTTGTGTTATCTAGAGGAGAGAAGCCATACGTCTGTAATATCTGTGATAAGTCCTTCTCTGACCCCAGTGCCAGGAGACGTCACGTGGCCTCACACACGGGTAAAAAGCCCTTTACATGCTCTTTGTGCGACCTATCGTTCGCACGAATGGACAACCTCAAAGCACACACCAAAATTCACAGCAAGGAGCGCCCAAGCACCGACGCCGCAGAGCCTTCGACGGCTCCTGCGGAGGCTACTTCAGGGCCCGAAGAAATGCACGGCATCCTTCAGCTCCAGCCGTATCAACTCCCGACCCACCCTGAACAAGAGATccagctggtggtcaccagtgAGGTGGATAACATCAGCCTGGGTCAGGATCAAAGTATCAGCATCATATCCGATACTTCAGAGGAACCGGCTCTCACCCTTCTCACCCAACCAGCTGGACACGTCCAAAACCTGGCACTGGTCGCCCCGGAGGGATTGGATGCAGCTGCTCAAATTCAAACCATCAGTGTCCTTGGAGGTCAGGTGACCGGCGGGGAGCCCGAGCAGATGCATGTGATCACGTTGACGAAAGAAGCCATGGAGCACCTGCAGGTTCATCACGGACCTCCACAGCAGCTCCAGGTGATCCATCAAACCGTACCACAGCTATCCGTCTCCCAGGAGGCTGAAGGAAACGACCGTCCGAGTCAAACGGGAAGCATTCACATCGGCAACCAAAGCGGCCAGCCAATCTCCATCAGTCAGACCAGTGAACAAATCACCAGCGACCAGATTCAGGGTCAAACCTTTCAGATTCAAGCAGGAACCGTCCAATACCTCTACACCACCGGCATGACCCCACAGAACTAAACAGAGACACTTTACTGTCTGAAACTCTAAACAATGctggtgattttttttatgcagTAATGCTGAAGAATTGagaacagaattttttttaaataatggttTAATATTGTTTCTAATACAAGTATTGCCATCTAAACGTGTTAATAGcacaaaacgcaataaacagtACAGATAAAAACAACTTTACTTGTCCAAAAACAATTTAAAGGTGTGATGTGTGTATATTGTGATGTTAAAAACAGAGACAACTACAAGATATTTATGCTTGTGCACTCGTGGACTTCACCCTTGGCATCCCAAACTTTTCCACAATATCCCCAGTCTACACTACATGAATCCACTAATTATACGTTAAAAGTTATGCTAAACTAAAAATATGTCGCTAGCCTAGTCCAATATAAAGTACGCTTTAAATCGTTTATTTGTGACCAAACCTAAAATTCTGGTATGATGTGTGGTTAGATGATGAGATTGGATCAGGAAGACTGGGCAACAGCGCCTCTGAAATGTCCAGATGTAGACGACTGGTGTTCTGTGAATTCAAACAAAAGATTGTTGAAATTTTTGGACCTTAAAAACACCCATGTGTGAGTCGtcttgcaggtgatctgtaaTATCTTACTGTTTTTGGTCTTTCCAGAGGTGTCCAAGACTCCCTGTAGCCAGCGTCAGTACAGAGTTCTTCTGTTGTGTAATCTCGGTTTATAAAACTACTGCTTAAAAAAGGTGTAATGGAGCTACTCCTGAGTAAACCTGCAATATAACAAGCCACAGATCAACGTTTAGAGTCTTAGATGTTTAACTGTTTTTAGAGAAAAGGTTTTAGTATAATTTACCAGCTGATGCGTTTCGTAAATGTAGCTTTCTTGAGGAGCTTTGGCGTCCTGAAATGGATAGGAAACAAAATATTTGGAAATGCAACCAAGTCTGATGAAGTGCATGTAAAtagcatgcagtgtgaaaagtcATAAGTGAAGTACATATGCATGATTCCAATTTTGTGTGCAGAGTCCTCCCTGTTTACTTAATTCAGtgttttttgtctatttttaaaccatggtcaCTTTAAATTGGGGTTTGGATTAGGGTgccattttatgtaaaaaaaagttgttctaaccccaaaccatccatccatcacaAGCGACAACAGCAATTTAgcaaaaattgagaaaccaatatataaaatgacacaaaaagatGTGCAGTATTAAGATGACTGGgaacgggaaggactggcgtatcaaatgcatgcaaaattggAAATTGGCTTTTCACACTGCGTACAGTCTCCTATTTCAAGAGACTAGGCCAGGGATGTCCAAtcctgttcctggagggccggtgtctctgcagagttttggtccaaccctaatcaaacacacctgatccagctaatcaaggtcttactaggcagactagaAACTTtcaggcaggtgtgttgaggaAAGTTTCAGCTAAACTCTGTAGGacactggccctccaggaccgagttTGGACACCCCTGAACTAGGCTGAAGAatgacatttaaacatttaaataaccCTAAGCATTACTGTGAGCACCTGAAGAAACGGTGGATTTAGATAAAACGGTCTCGAAACTGTGAATCTGACTTTGTAGTTTGTCCACATGCTGGAAAGCTTCAAGTTTCAGGGTTCGTTCTTGATGAAGCTGACCTCTCACCTTCAAAATGCAACTTTTATTAGAACATTTCAGAAATGATGCATGCATTTCTGTTTGATAATTGCAATTTATTACTGAAAGTGATTTAGATGATTTCCCAAATcaagacagcagacgactccgggcCAGAGCCACACCTGATCCGCTGACTGCAGCCCAGATCCGGTGCAGAtccggagtcgtctgctgtgAAACCCGCGTGCGGTTCAGACTCACATGTTTGATTCGTTGGTGATTGCGTTGTTGTAGTAGCTCCGTCTCCCTGGTGTTTTTCTCCAATTGTGCGCTTAGAGCTCTGACCTGACCGTCTCGATCCACCACGTCTTCCTGCAGTTGCCCCAGACTCTGCATACGCAAGTTCTCAAGCTCCTGACGGCTCTGCGCATCTCGTACAGACCGGTGTTCAACATCCTGTAGCTTTTGAGTCTGATCAGAACATCATGAACATGATGAGTGTAGTCTGAAATTGTCTTTCCTTCCCTCATTCACCCTACCTGTTACCAGGTAGCAATAACATCAAGAATGGTAAACTGACTGTGTGTTTTGTACCTGTTGAGCGATCTGTCTCTTGATGTGTTCATAGTCGGTCTTACGTTGAAAGAGTTCACGTTGCACTGCATCAATCCCTTGTTTCAGAATGATCACCTTCTCTTCAGAAATCATCTTCATTTTAAGCGCCTCTGTTTTACAGGAGACCTCATTCTGAACACAGGAGCAACATTCAGAATTGATGACAAAGGATGAATTGACCAATGTCTGGGATTATATGACTTTCTTTACTTGTTTCCATTGAAGAAGGTCTTTTTGCAGCTTGCCTCTACCAGTCACCAACCTCCAGTGATTGAAGGCTCTCAGTTTACAAAAGAGCCCAGCCAGCTTGCTGTTTTCTGCATGAAGATCTTCTAATGCCTCCTTCTGAGTAAAATATGCAGATATTAAAGTgaaaatttaaaatgatgtcGTGTTTTACTCGTTCCAAACCTAAATGACTTCTGTGATTTGACATAAAAGGAAATGTTTCATGAATGTT containing:
- the zbtb24 gene encoding zinc finger and BTB domain-containing protein 24; amino-acid sequence: MSVPLQPPTSSFLALHSETHKDTILNKFDKLRRREMFCDITLIVEDVQFKAHKALLAASSEYFSLIFTDEGPVSQTLYKLDGMTAKTFEAVLEFIYSANVSVEESNSEQLLDTARFLEIQDLVKAHEDLRENSSSAMVKNVMSTERDDEALQTRPKRKRGRPKKNIQAQNENKETEATETSTSQEPTEVLLDSTSSHKDLNDSEYKPLKERPRHSKRKITQPVKLRGFRLETDLVERCEPGKRGRRRKYPDTEARCVDCGKVFKSHVFLKIHRRTHTGEKPFRCSACGRSFTQKHTLLVHQRMHTGEKPFTCTICSKALSTKHSLQEHMNLHTENKSFSCDQCCKSFSQKRQLKSHYRIHTGRPLPECAQCQHRFMDAAQLKKHLRTHTGEKPFTCEICGKCFTAKSTLQTHIRIHRGEKPYVCNICDKSFSDPSARRRHVASHTGKKPFTCSLCDLSFARMDNLKAHTKIHSKERPSTDAAEPSTAPAEATSGPEEMHGILQLQPYQLPTHPEQEIQLVVTSEVDNISLGQDQSISIISDTSEEPALTLLTQPAGHVQNLALVAPEGLDAAAQIQTISVLGGQVTGGEPEQMHVITLTKEAMEHLQVHHGPPQQLQVIHQTVPQLSVSQEAEGNDRPSQTGSIHIGNQSGQPISISQTSEQITSDQIQGQTFQIQAGTVQYLYTTGMTPQN